The following proteins come from a genomic window of Metarhizium brunneum chromosome 2, complete sequence:
- the metE_0 gene encoding Homoserine O-acetyltransferase, producing the protein MLLRYHLPCPHLLLRLTRIVAEYLEERTQSQPENPFASLIPDQQIAIVPEFTLESGITLQNVPVAYTTRGKLNDAGDNAMVICHALTGSADVSDWWGPLLGGPGRVFDTSRFFIVCMNSLGSPYGTASPVTAKHGDVSQGNYGPEFPLTTIRDDVNLHKLLLGELGVNQVAAVIGGSLGGMFVLEWAYFGKDYIRCIVPIATSSRHSAWGISWGEAQRQSIYADPKYDDGYYPFDDPPATGLGAARMAALLTYRSRNSFESRFGRNIPDPSKVQTIRERPRPSTPSEAHFHIHNDGHNIKRKSTSLQGSGSPGSNKATTPPADAPDPQFHGPRKHEGVSSESSLTGGETLPQSQYFSAQSYLRYQGTKFVKRFDSNCYIAMTRKLDTHDVSRGRAETIGDALAMIEQPTLVLGIESDGLFTFAEQEEIAEHVKNARLERIESPEGHDAFLLQFEQVNNYILDFLKEVLPDIMSKEGQAPEETGVGKLTKSSTFGEAEVEDITAW; encoded by the exons ATGTTACTGCGCTACCATTTGCCCTGCCCCCACCTCCTCCTACGCTTGACGAGAATAGTTGCTGAATACCTGGAAGAAAGAACGCAGTCACAACCCGAAAACCCATTCGCTAGCTTAATTCCAGATCAGCAGATAGCAATCGTTCCCGAGTTCACCTTGGAATCTGGCATCACTCTCCAGAATGTTCCCGTCGCCTACACAACACGGGGCAAGCTCAACGACGCTGGCGACAATGCCATGGTTATATGTCACGCTCTGACCGGTAGTGCCGACGTGAGCGACTGGTGGGGTCCTTTACTCGGTGGTCCAGGGCGAGTGTTTGATACTTCAAGATTCTTCATCGTTTGCATGAACAGTCTGGGCAGTCCATATGGCACAGCCAGTCCGGTCACGGCAAAACATGGCGATGTATCACAGGGAAATTACGGGCCAGAATTCCCGCTAACCACCATCCGTGACGATGTCAA CCTCCACAAACTTCTTTTGGGTGAATTGGGAGTGAACCAGGTTGCTGCTGTCATTGGGGGATCCTTGGGTGGCATGTTTGTCCTGGAATGGGCGTACTTTGGCAAGGACTATATTCGGTGTATTGTCCCCATCGCCACGTCAAGCCGACACAGTGCGTGGGGCATCAGTTGGGGTGAAGCCCAACGGCAAAGTATCTATGCTGACCCCAAATACGATGATGGATACTATCCATTCGACGACCCGCCAGCAACCGGGCTGGGCGCCGCCCGTATGGCCGCTCTATTGACATATCGAAGTCGAAACTCCTTCGAATCTCGGTTCGGCCGCAACATTCCCGATCCATCCAAAGTCCAAACGATTCGTGAGCGGCCGCGGCCTAGCACGCCTTCGGAAGCACACTTTCATATTCACAATGACGGACACAACATCAAGCGCAAGAGCACCTCTCTTCAGGGTAGTGGATCACCCGGCAGTAATAAAGCAACAACGCCTCCAGCAGATGCCCCAGACCCGCAGTTTCACGGGCCTCGGAAACACGAGGGAGTCAGTAGCGAGAGCAGCCTGACCGGAGGCGAGACTCTCCCGCAGTCTCAGTATTTTTCGGCGCAGTCATATCTGCGGTACCAAGGCACCAAGTTCGTCAAGCGTTTTGATAGCAACTGCTACATCGCAATGACTCGCAAGCTAGACACGCACGACGTGTCAAGAGGTCGCGCGGAGACCATCGGCgatgccttggccatgattgAGCAGCCCACTTTGGTCCTTGGCATAGAAAGCGATGGGCTCTTCACATTTGCAGAGCAAGAAGAAATTGCCGAGCACGTCAAAAATGCCCGGCTGGAACGGATTGAGAGCCCCGAGGGCCACGATGCCTTCCTTCTCCAGTTCGAACAGGTCAACAACTACATCTTGGACTTCCTCAAAGAGGTGCTGCCTGACATCATGAGCAAAGAGGGCCAAGCGCCAGAGGAAACCGGCGTTGGCAAGCTGACAAAGTCCAGCACCTTTGGCGAAGCGGAAGTCGAAGATATTACGGCATGGTAG